NNNNNNNNNNNNNNNNNNNNNNNNNNNNNNNNNNNNNNNNNNNNNNNNNNNNNNNNNNNNNNNNNNNNNNNNNNNNNNNNNNNNNNNNNNNNNNNNNNNNNNNNNNNNNNNNNNNNNNNNNNNNNNNNNNNNNNNNNNNNNNNNNNNNNNNNNNNNNNNNNNNNNNNNNNNNNNNNNNNNNGGACTTattaaaatggaaaataaagcttttaattaatttataagagattacttgagtttttattttataaatttatactatTAAATTGCTTGTGACCTTGTTGCGGGACTTGACATATTCGAGCTTTTcttaaatcatacataaaaataaaaaaaaaatgtatgattgaaatttatttttaaatttaaaataagtagTATTTTTGTTGGACAGTCAATATATTTGACATTTAAAATATAGGATAATTGGCTAAGTATTAAATATGTGTGTCATGTTAATAAGTTGGCTATTTTAGCAGTGatgtgatatatttttttaatattaaatttatattatatttttttattacatttagttattaaaaaataaatatttaatattaaatttttttatttttaaaaatttaaaaataatttacatataattttttaacacGAATAAATCTATCACATTAATACAAGACTAGCACATAATCATTTCAATATAAATgtcaaataagttttttttattgaacACTTATAAATCCAACGGTTCAAAAACCACAATAATTATCTAGCAActctatttaaatataataaaaaaataactatgaTTAAAGAAGAATAccgataaattttatttttttaatattaaatttattttacattttttatagGAAgtataatcattaaatatttaatattaaatttttttatttttaaaaattgaaaaattttatttcatgaatttataaaaaaaattattcagtaatttatataataaaataatattttaatttttaaaaataaaaaaattttaatattaaatatttattttttaataattaaacttaatataaaaaatataatataaatttaatatttaaaaaatatatcatgtCACTGCTCAAATAGCTATTTACTAACGTCCTACACTTATTGATAtgtcaataaattaattatttaactgtcatatgttttttttaaatagattttttaaaatggttTTTGAAATGGAttgtcatatatttttttaataaaaatttaactgtgATATTTAAAGtgtcaaatatatttatttaataatataaccgATTAAATAAGCATATCatccattttaaatttaaaaataaatttttattatatataatttttaatatttttttaattttatatataatttgaaaaatcataCCCGATTATAGCAAGGTAAAAATATCATACCTTTGGATTGTAATTTATCTGCAGGAACATTCCAGATTATTGTAGAAGCATACATCAAACTTCAGGAGCAAGTCGAATCTTACATACAGTGAGTCAATTTTATTCCCCAAAActgaattaaaaatgaaaaattatactTAGACGCGGTTTGGATGGTAGGGTCCATTCTGCAGAAACACCTATTTGCCACTCTTATCCCACCTATTTACCAACTTCTCCTGGAAGTAGAGACCAAAACTTGTCGTCCAAGGAGTGacgttttttgaaggttttgaatggATAATCTCTAGTCCGATTCACTTTCACTTTCTGCACTTACAAATTCTCACTTCCCTCCTCTCCGTTTCCCCAACACATAACATTCTCTTCTTCGAAATgtctcttctctcttcatagctctTAGCTAATGCTCTGCGACTTTGCTGCTGTTGCTTCTGCCACTCATCTTCCTCTGTTTCGTATTTTATCCCAAGATAACAATCCTTCCTTCTCTCAAATCAATCAAAGCCTTTGCAGTTCCATTTTGGGAAGAGGAATGAAACACAACTTATCATCTGGTGggtattttttctctttctttatttgcaCATGTCAATCTTTCTTTGGTGTTGTTACCATGTTGCTGTTTCTTCTTTATAACTTCATCTTTTTCGTCTTACAGATATGACGATAGCTCCAGTGGTTGGATATAGATTCCATCCAACAGATTATGAGCTGGTTAATCATTTTTTGAAACGAAAGATATTTGGTTGCGATGACAACGACTCAACAATCACGGAGATTAAAGTTTGTGACTTCGAGCCGTGGGATCTACCTGGTAAACACACATATTTTCTATAATCTTTTTCTTAATTTCCTAATggtgtttgatttttttaatgagCTTCAATGAACGATATTGATGTGCAGATATGGTGGACACAGGTTCGGAGGATCAAGTGTGGTATTTCTTTTGTCCCCGTGATTATAAGTATTCACGAAGCCGGCGTTCAAATCGAACAACCAGGGCAGGGTTTTGGAAACCCACTGGCAAGCCGCGTAAAGTAAAAGATAAACGCAGTAAGGAAGAGATTGGTACAAAAAGGAGTTTAGTATTCCATGTAAAAGATCATCCTAAACCTAAAAGGACCAAATGGATCATGCACGAGTATGAATATATTGTTTCAAATTCCACCATGGCTATCCAGGTAAAGGACTTGTTTCTTCTGTTGTCATCCAAGTAGAATTTACAAACATTTTTAGCATTGTTTACTGTAGAATTTGCTTATGACTGGAGATGTTTGTCTATGCAGGGGAATTTCCTTCTCTGTAAATTGAAGGCAAAGCCAGATGAGAAGATCAACAACGGCGATTGTGATCTTGAAATTCAAAACCTCAATGAGACGAAGACTAATTCATCTTGTGATGAATGTGAACCGAGCATCCATGTTGGTTCTGATTTTGGTAATCTCAACGAGTCGACTACTATGTCAACCTATGACAAAGTTGAGCAGAATGAGCTTATAGCTTTTGATTTTGAAACTGGATATGTGACCACCGATTCAGCTGGTGATGAAGGTGAATCACATTACTATTTGGGTTTTGATCAAGAAGATCAAAATCCAAATGAGATGGCTGCTATGTCAACCTACGTGAATGGCAAACTAATATGTCCAATCACTTGGGATATATCAGCCTGCAAAGAAGGTGAACGGAGCATCCCTTCTGATATACTAATTTCCTCGACTGCCGCTGATGTAGACAATAATGCAGCGGAGGCTACACAATCAGAGGTAAGAAATTGCATCTTTCTGTACAGTCTTAAACCTTCTGTGAGCAAACTCGGGGATTATGctttaataatgattttttattttttttcaggcGGATCTACAAGCTTATTTTAATATGCTGGAAGAAGAAGTGCTTGAGCTAAAAAATGTAGAGAATTTTACCTCGGCATTCTTCTCCCCCATGAGCCCCGATGGTAGCAGCAGTAAGAGCACTTACAGTGGCTTTGGCAGCTCTGAGCAAACTGGAGTAGCATCAGAAATAGGATGTCCTTGCCCATGAGTTCCTATTTGGTGGGAGCCGCATTAGCTGTATGCCACGTAATGCTATGAGTTCTGCTTCCAAACTTGTACTTGGTaataagattttaatatttgacTGTTGTATTAAATCCGGCAACTCTTATATTGTCTCGTTAATTACCAGTCTccctctatctctctctctctctctctcgttgCATTTTGAGTTAATCAAGTTCTGCAGGTATTTCGTTTGATGCAAACACGAAATATTTGTATTTAGCAGAATCATTTGAAAGAAATTAATGTGTGTATATAAGAGATAAAGTTGCATTTTAGAAAAAAGCCTTATCCAGTAAGTAGAAGCAACTCCATTACATAATGGtccaacaataaaataaatctgAAAACCAGCAATAAGCAGCCCAACCCACATAAAGAGCCCCATCAACTTTGTTGACATAAATAAAAACGGGTAAAATCCGAACTAGAATCCAAGGCAATTCCAAGATCGTATTCGCCACTACTTAGAAACTCGTGAAGAGGAAAATGCCAATGAAAATCCAGAGAaatctatttataatttaataaattttatcaaaatataaaaactaagctttcaaattttaatttatttaatctaatttagttcaataattattttttaactaaattatattttaatttttaaattttaatataattaataaattaatctctttattttgaaaattaaatttttaaattttaatttcgtacaaattaaaaaatttttcatcgaaataattattaaaaaatataaaatatttatagcactttaattaaattaagaaatcacttaaaaaattttacactcacacaaataatatatattattcaatttctcataaatattttattaaatattatatatccattaacttttttcttaaaaataattattaaattttataaataatatatttattataaaatcttaattttataaaattattactatatgatgaccgctggatttctccaccccggaTTGGGCTCAGGCCTATATCGTGATCCCATTATTTAGGGGGTCCAAGGTCTCCCCCGTGTGACTGGTCCAGCCCGTCCCCCTCCAGATCGGACTCCAATCAATTTCCTCAATCAGGCCGACCTAACCTCTTAGGCCCGATGAACAGATCCTTCTTGGATTCAGCCCATAACTTATCTTCCAGTCCAGTCTGGAATCAAAAGGGAGACCCACTCGTCCGTCATGTGGGTCCATACGCATGCGCGcccggggagaatcaggggtcgttacgcatgggacagagatctgattccctcgtacgtccgtatcaacgtagcagggacaggtggtccaatgatatacgttctgttaacacgtcactagcagacaaaagaaaatatataaaaggagaaatactctcctctgaGCAGAGacttttccagttttacagagcccattgtaaaatcctattttctggatctcagatcatcaattggcgccgtctgtgggaaacgaaggagatcttttcatcaccggagtttcacTCTAAAacatacccactgagatccacgatgacTAATCATAACGAAAACAACAATCTTAACATtcccaatgacctgagctctgcccaggaggggcagcagttctctttttcgaGTCCTACGACTCCAAACAATCAACCACCCATTCCTTTCAATCCCTCACCAAGCCTAGCAGGAAATATATCCACCGCTgccttgtccaaccaggacctccaagcCATCGCCCTCCAACTGCAAAACACTGCTCAGTGGCTGGGGCAGTTAATGCAACAGCGAGGCCTTAACACCCCGACAAATGTACCACCAGTGATACAAGAACCTCAAACTAACGAACCTCACCAACCTACCCTCAACCCTCCTCAAACAATCAGCCGAGAAACAGGGGAGAAAAGCAGGAAACATGGTGGAGAGGTAGAGCCAGAAGCTAGAGTTCACGGAAGGAGGGTGAGAGAGTTGATCGAGAATGACGAGGCTGATAGTTACTTTGCCGGGACGGCCGGGAGAACAGGAAGTGAAACGTGGGAGGAAGAACATCGCTTGGAGAAAAGGCCCAGACAAGAAGAGGAAAATATAGATCAAAAGCTGCAGAAGCTGAGAGAGCAGCTCCTGGCCGAGCTGGGGACGAAGGATCAGAATCAGGTTTTCCTGCCTACttcttcacccttctcgaaatgggtgcagcaggagaccattcccaagaagttcatgatgccttCTATGGCAGCGTATGACggggctggtaacccgagggagcatgtcatgaactacaagaccttcatggagctgcaaactTTGTCGGATGCCTTGacgtgcaaggtattcccaacgacgctctcggggccagcgcgggcgtggttcaatagCCTTGAGACCGGAAGCATTGGaagctttggagatct
The sequence above is a segment of the Manihot esculenta cultivar AM560-2 chromosome 5, M.esculenta_v8, whole genome shotgun sequence genome. Coding sequences within it:
- the LOC122723725 gene encoding protein NTM1-like 9, whose protein sequence is MLCDFAAVASATHLPLFRILSQDNNPSFSQINQSLCSSILGRGMKHNLSSDMTIAPVVGYRFHPTDYELVNHFLKRKIFGCDDNDSTITEIKVCDFEPWDLPDMVDTGSEDQVWYFFCPRDYKYSRSRRSNRTTRAGFWKPTGKPRKVKDKRSKEEIGTKRSLVFHVKDHPKPKRTKWIMHEYEYIVSNSTMAIQGNFLLCKLKAKPDEKINNGDCDLEIQNLNETKTNSSCDECEPSIHVGSDFGNLNESTTMSTYDKVEQNELIAFDFETGYVTTDSAGDEGESHYYLGFDQEDQNPNEMAAMSTYVNGKLICPITWDISACKEGERSIPSDILISSTAADVDNNAAEATQSEADLQAYFNMLEEEVLELKNVENFTSAFFSPMSPDGSSSKSTYSGFGSSEQTGVASEIGCPCP